In Haliscomenobacter hydrossis DSM 1100, the DNA window AAGCGCAAGTGCGAAGGTTTTGTAGCTCCAGCCGACGCTAAGTTTGGCACAGCAAGTCTGATTCAAGTAGTGGCCAATTACAATCAATGTAAATACCCCAACGACCAGACACAAGCTTTTTACGTTCCCGACACCCCGGCCAAGTGGTTTATTGGGCCCAAAATGGGCTTCAATTTGGGTAATGCTTCAATTTACGAATTCAATTACTATGGCCAGGGGGAATACAGTGGGCAACCTGCCATCAGTCCTGGTCTCGCCTTGCAAGTTCGGGTATCAGAACATTGGTCGGCAACAGCAGAACTTTTATACTTCAACCGTTCCTTTAAAAGTGATTCAGTCAATGTCTGGGATATCATTTCACCCAATTATTCCAAAATTAACATTGATCTGAGTTATATCGAAATTCCGCTCGCGGTGCAGTATTATTTCTCGGCGGGTAAAATAAGCCCATTTGTTCAAGCCGGGGTAAATTTAGGTATTCCACTTAACCGAAGTTTTCAGGAAGAAATGTTTAATGCTACCGCCTCCGAACTGTTGCGCCAACCCAAAGTTGAATTTATAGGTTTGGGATTTGGATTTGGCGCTGGGTTAGGGCTTAATGTGCAGATGAATGAACGTACGCACTTACAAGTACAGGGCCAGTATACCTATTTTACCAATAGGTTTAGAGCGGAATCCAGTATTTTTGGTACCGGTTCTGCTAAAAGCGAGACGCCCTTTAAGATACCGCAGGTTCAACTTGGACTTGCCTGGTTGATTCGATTGTAAACCTCATAATTAGCATTTATGTCAAAAACCACCATTCTCCGAGCGAGCATTGGCCGCGACACCTACAAAACCACCCTACAAACCGATGATCATCAACTGATCGGTGACGAGCCACCCTCATCTGGTGGCACCAATCTTGGCCCAGATCCTTATGAATTCATCCTAGCTGGGCTGGCCACCTGCACGGCAGCGACAGTGCGCATGTACGCAGATCGAAAAGCCTGGGATTTGGAAAAAGTAGAGCTGAACTTATCTCTGCAAGTTGAAAAACTGAGTGGCACCAAAATCACCCATATCCAGCGTGAAATCCAATTTTCTGGCAATCTGGATGCAGAACAAACTCAACGCTTATTGGAGATCGCCGAAAAATGCCCAGTACACCGTTTGCTCACGCACGACGTAAAAATTGTCACTACGCTGTTGTAAGGGGCTGTCTCACAAGGCAGAATTTACAAAACAAACAACTTCAAAACCAGCCCCATTCCCATACACACACCAATTGTCCTCAGCATATCCCACTTAAGCCGAAAAGTAAAAACCAAGGCCGCAAAGGTGATCAAAATCGCCCCCCAGTCAATGCTGCTCCAAACCGGGACAGGAAGGTAGAAAGCCCCAACACGCTGTTCCCCTACCTGCGCAAACAAGGTGTGCAAACTGAACCAAATCCCCAGGTTCAAAATCACGCCGACCACTGCCGCGGTAATGCCCGACAGGGCGGTGCTCAGCGATTTGTTGCCCCGCAAATGTTCGATGTACGGCGCTCCAGTAAAAATGAACAAGAAGGAAGGCAGGTAAGTCACCCAGGTAACCAGCACGGAGGCGAGTACGCCCGCCAAGATTGGATCAAGGCTTCCGGCATTGCGAAATGCCCCCATAAAGCCCACAAATTGCACCACCTGGATCAGTGGCCCGGGGGTAGTTTCGGCCATGCCCAGTCCGTCCAGCATTTCGCCGGGTTGCAGCCAGCCGTAAGTTTCTACCGCCTTTTGGGAAATATAGGCCAAAACTGAATACGCGCCCCCAAAAGTGACGACGGCGGATTGGCTAAAAAACAGGGCTTCTTTGCTGAACACATTGTCCGTCCCCAACACCGCGACCAAAACGAGCACCGGAACCAACCACAGCGCCAGCCAAAAAAGAGCGACACCCAGCGTTTTGACCAAAGCAGGCCGTTCCGCCTGAATGAACTGGTCAATCAAGCCCGTTTCACTTTCTTTTACATCCGCGTGGCCTTTGATGATGTAGAATTTTTCTTCCCATACCTTGCCGCCGAAATAGCCCAAAAGTCCCGCTGCCAGCACAATATAAGGAAAGGAGATTTTGAAAAAGAAAATGGCGATGAAGGCCAAAACGGCAATGCCCACCATGACCTCGTTTTTCAGTGCCCGCTTGCCAATTTTGATGACCGCACCGATCACCACCGCCAGCACCGCGGCTTTGATTCCGTAAAAAATACCTTGCACAAACGTCAGGTCTTTCCAAAGGGCATACAAAATACTTAAAATCAGGATGGAGATAAAGCCGGGCAACACAAATAATCCGCCCGCCAGGAGGCCACCCCTGGTTTTGTGCAACAACCAGCCAATGTAGGTGGCCAATTGTTGGGCTTCGGGCCCCGGTAGCAACATGCAATAATTGAGGGCGTGCAGGAAGCGGTTTTCACCCAGCCATTTTTTGTCTTCTACGATGTATTTGTGCATCACGGCAATTTGCCCTGCCGGGCCACCAAAGCTGTATAGCGCAACTTTGAGCCAGACCTTAAAGGCTTCTTTAAACGTGGGATAGGCCATTCTTTTTTATGGCAAGGATACAAAGGAGTTTTTACAAATAATTGAACAAATTCAAGAATATTGCCCCGATGTTGTCATGCACTCAATCGGTTTTTTTAGGGGTTTCGCCTTCTACTTCACTGGCTTCGCTAAGCGCAATCGCAATCGCCTGTTTGCGGTCGGTGACGATGATGTCGCTTTTCCCAGAGTGTAGTTCACCTTCTTTAAATTCATGCATCACTTCTGCAATCTTTTTTTTAGCAGGAGAAAGTGTCTTTTTGGCCGCTGCTTTTTTTGTCTTTTTCATAAATGTTTTCCTGTTTTAATAGAGCATGCGCATCATGCTCTATACGTTGATGGTTTTGTGAGCACCCAATGCAACCCGTAATCTTTTGGCAGCAAGCGCCTGAGCTTCTTTTGCCTGTGGAACAACCGCAGCCATGCCAAAAAATTCGTGGGTTACACCCTTGTACAATTCATACGCTGAATCTACATTTGCCGCTTTTAATTGATCGTGCAGCAACTTGCCTTCGGTTTGCAGGGGGTCTATTTCCGCCCCGATAATCAATGTTTTGGGCAGGCCTTTAAGGTTGGCTTTTACCAAACTTATCCGTGGATCGGCAGCTTCGGCAGCTGAGGTCAACGCATTTTTTACAAACCATTCCATCATGGGCTTATTCAATGGTTTTGCAGCGGCATATTTGACATAACTTTCGCTTTTCAGGTCATTGTTGGCAAGTGGATAAACCAGCACTTGGTAAACCGGCATTTGTATGGCTTTATCGCGTGCCATCAGGCTTACATTCGCAGCCAGATTACCACCAGCGCTTTCCCCTACCAAGGCAATTTTTGTGGCATCGCCTTGCATAGCAGCCGCATTTTTAAGTACCCACTGATAGGCATCGAAGGATACGGTATGTGCCGCAGGAAATTTATGTTCGGGTCCTTTGGGATATTCGACAGAAACAACAATGGCGCCTACTTGCTCACAAAGTGCCTGCGAGCTTGCACTGTAAACGTCTATATCGGCGATCACGAATCCACCTCCGTGATAATGAACAATGACTGGAAAAGGTGCTTCGCCTTTTTTAGGGGTATAAATGCGTATTTGAGTTGTGCCCCCTGTAACCGGAATCTGCTGATCCATCATCTCGCACAGGGCAGGTGGCGTGGCGATGTTGTGTTCTTTCATGATCGCCACTACTGCATCGGTAGGTGTTGGTTGCTGGCGTGCCGCTGTAGCATCCAGTGTTTCGATGGGCTTTCCACCGAGGCTAACTAACTTTTCAATAACGACTTGCATTTCCGGTTTAATGGAAGTTCCCCATTCTGGTGGGGAGCTTTTGGGATTCATTGTCATTTTTTTAGTTTTTGGAGAAGATGATGGTGATTTTTCGAAATCTGTGAGGATTAACATTTCACAAAACCAGTGCAAATACTTTACCAGGTAAATTTGAGCCCATTTGAGGGGAAAAGTGTTACACAATTGTAGAGAAGAATTGTAGGATTCACGCATTTTTATAACTAGCCAATGTCTTTGTTCCCCACAAAAAGGCGACAACAACCGCGGTGATTGCAATGACCGAATAGTGAATTTTAGGGTAATCGACCAAGGGATTGTACAGGTCATCTTTTGGGAACAAAGGCCTTCCGGTATTCAACATCGTGTGAAATAGGATACAGGCAAATAAACTTTTTCCCGTATTGTTATATATCCAAACAATCAGCACCCTTACTGCGACCGTGCCGAGGGTTGCCCAGGCTATCCAGGTTAGATCTTGTCCTTGTTGAATGATGGACGGGTAATGCCATACTGCCCAAGGTATACCTATCAGGATGCTTGCTGCTAATGCGCCAAACCGTTCTTGCATGGGTTCAATGGCATAACCCATGTAGCCGATTTCTTCACAGATTGCTCCAATAAAAAACAAGGGAAAAAGAAAAGGAATAGATTGGAAAGGGATGTGAAAGGTGCGCGGCAGTGGCAATCCGGTAAAATAGATAATGAGGTAGATCAATAAATACAGTAGAAATGGTAGAAAAATAATCGGCACATACCATATCTTTTTTGTAATCCTGGAAAAATCTAAAATTCGCTGAAACAGTCTTTTAACACCATTATGCCCTTCTTCTTTGTAAATGAGCATGCTGGCTACAATCAATGGTGTAAGTGTTGCTAATATGTCCGTTATCGGAATATCCAAGGGTAGTCCTTTAACGTCAATCATGGTTTCAATGATCCATAGTGGAATTGAAAACCCATAAACCAGCAGGAAAAATTTTAGGGGGGTTCTTGTTCCTTTGTTGGTTTCCATAAGTCTATTCCTTTTTATAAAAAATTCTCACCTGTGGCAACACCGCAACAAAAATGAGTGGAATGGCATAAAGCATGTAAAAGGTTTGCAGCCAACTTACCCCTTGTACATAAATGGTTTCGACTTGTATCCAGATGATGAGGGCAAAAGCGACATAAATACTGAATGACCAGGCCCAATGCATATCCTGGAAAAAATTAAATTGCTCAGCCAATCGGGAGCTAGGTTTTTTCAACAAAGCAAGTACCAACAAGCTGGGAAAAAGCCCTAAAACAGTGAACAAAACAATGCCAGGTATAAGAAAATCTTGGAAAGGCGACCTTGCTAAAATGGACAAAGGCAATCCACCCAGCAATTTGCCAGATGGAGAAACAATCAATGCGCCACCGCCTCCGATGGCACCCAACCCGAGGAATGCCAAGAGGATGAGGTGGATGTTTCTTGCGGTTTTTGATTTCATGAGTGTTGGGTTAACATGCTATTCCGATAGATCAGTAAAGAAGCTGCACTCAAACCCGCTACCAACAAACCCGTATCTTCCACAATACCAAACTGAAAGGCTGCCATAAACCCGATAATCGACCAAAGAAAAGGAATGATAAGAACTGCAAGTGGGCATTTTTTTTCATTCAGGAGTAGCAATCCAAAAGTAAAAATCGTAGTGGGGCAGGGCAAACCAAAAGTGGGTGACGAAGGATAAACATGGCCCAAAAAATAACCTAAAATCGGGTAAACAATTAAGGCAAATAAAATAAAAATCATTCCTGTAATGCCGTACTTATTTGCGTGGAATTTAAAGGAAAATTTATCTTGCAATACCCCAAAACCGATCAATAAAATACCCTGAATAATAAATAAAGCCCCGAATACATAAGCCAACGGATTAATTTTTGAAAAATGGATGATGTGATAAACAACACCCATCCACAACCAAAAAAAAGCCAGTACACTGCTGATGATTTTATCAGATTTGGGGTTGGGCTTGATGACGAAATAAATGATGATCGCACTCAGCAAGTAAAACACCACCTGCATTGGAAACACTGCACGGTTGTAGTGCGCAAAGACTTCTAAGAATTGTTCTAAGGTAAATGGCGGTTTCATATGGGCGATAAAAAATAAGTGTTCATTTTGACAAAGGATCAGATAAGTAAATGGTTCATTTCAAATGTCTTATTTAATCCTTTGACTCAGGAAAATGAACACTTATTTTTGCCCCACTACTAAGCCTGAATCCGTACTAGTTTGTTAAATGTGAACGTAAAAACCAAGCCATTTTTTCATGATTCTCCATGAGCCCAGTTATAAAATCACTGGAGCCCGAATCGTGAAATTCATTGGCAAAACTTTTGATGTGCTCACGCAAAATAATGATAATGCTTTCGTGATCTGCTAAAAGTTCTTTAATAAACCCCTGGCTGTCGTTGTGTTCCCTGGTCTGTTCTGTCAGGTGGGTTAAACTCAAGTACGATTTTAAAGTAGCTGGTGCGTAATGACCAATGGCGCGAATACGCTCTGCAACACCATCTATCAATTCATCCAATTGCCCAAATTGACCTTCAAAAAACTTGTGCTTATCATAAAAATCTGCCCCTTCAATATTCCAATGGGCATTTTTTGTTTTAATATAAAGTACGGTTTCATCTGCTAAAACTTTTGCCAACTCATTGGCAACTGCTTGCCGGTTGGGGTCGGTTATTCCTATTGCTGTTTTCATGGTTTTTTTGGGTATGTGTTTGACTCTGGTTTAAATTGTAAAGTGTTTGGAACATCTGTCAGTAATGCTGGGTTACTTTTTATTGTTGCCCAATTTAGGAATGAAAGAATTTTCCCAACAGCACAAAGGTGCATCCTATAGTCACCTATTTCCTTACACAATTGTTGAAATGATTTACATGAATCACACATTAGGATACCTCACCTAGTCAAGTCTTATGCAACGAGTTTTGAAAACTTAGATTTCTATCCACTACAGTTGTATTTTATACTCATGAGTTTGAAAGTTCCATAAATCAAATCTCTGTCGGGATAACTATATATAGTCTCTGCACTTCCCATCAGTCTGTATCCATTAATTTCATGATAATCTTTTAAAGGTGTTGCCCAAGGGAATTGTTTTCCTGCACTGGCATAGCGGTCATCAGAAATAAAGTTTATGAGTTCACCTTTGTCATTAAAATACAGCCATGCAGATACTTTGATACTATTATTCGTAAAAGATGCTTTCACTTTATTTCCTTCAACCTCTAACCACTTTATTCGCTTGTCAATGAGTGTTGGTGGAGCCACGACACACATATCATTAAAAAAGGTAACCGTCTCCGACAAATTCATTTCTGCACCTTCCTGATATACCATTTTGAATAATGAAAACAGTCTGATGTCCATAACTGCAACTCCATTCTTAAAGTAATGATAAGCACCAATTGGTAGACCTTTCATTGCCGCTTTCATAAAAAATAGTCGGGTTGGAGTTTCCATAAAACTATATTGTTCACATGTAAATGGCATCCATTCTGAATGTTCGTCCTTTCTGATTTTGCCGACAAATTCAATTTTGAAATTATTCACTTTGGGTTTACCAATAGAACCTGTATATCGAAGATATTTTTTTACTGGTTCAGGCAATTCTTGGATGTCTATTTCTGAGAGTTCAGAATTTTGAAAATACTCTTTTTGTTGCAAACCAGTTTTTACATCATTTTTATATTTGCCATAATAACTCCAAGTGCCATATCCGATGATTGATACAATTAGAATAATCACATTTACAATTGTTCCAAATTTAGCATCCTGCCAGAAGATAACAATTAGGAATTGAGAGGTAACCAATGCAATAAGTCCAAACATCCACCACCAACTATTGTTGAAGGCAAACATTGTAGCTGCTACAGCAAAAAAAACAAAGGCCATCAGCCAAATCACTCCAAATGGTTGTGAAATGGTTTGTGTAAGTTGTTTTACATCGGAAAGCCCGAAAGCTTTGACAAAGCCAAGTAAATGGATTAGTCCATGAACTATAACGAGTATTAAAAATGCTATTCTCATAATTAAATATTTTATGTTGTGTATTCCATGCTTGCCGCTAACATCAAGCTCTGTAAACGTAGGTTTAGCGCAGGCGAAACGTAGGCTTATGGGGCTTGATGTTGTTTGACTGCTTTTAATAGCAATATTCAACACAAAGGTGCGGCCAATAGTCGCCTATTCCCTTACACAATTCTTGAAATGACTTACATGAATCACACTTATTATCAGCATTTAGAACGTTGCCGAGTGATAATGGGTGTTTGGGTAGAATTAACGGTTTTGGACTTGATGGCGGCCAACATATAACTTTCCTAAAATTACCGATACGATCAGTTCAAGGAAAAAAACGACCATGACTTTCCAATTTAGATTGAGCTGCAACAACCCATCATTCCCCATGTACAATGCCAAATTGATACATCCATTGAACCAAGCATGGCTGAGTACGCACAGAAATAAGTTGTTGGTGTATTTGTAGAGCGTTGTAAAACTGAAAGTCAAAACCATCCCTGACACAAGGTATAAGCCAAATGGAAATGAACGTTGGATGGTTCCGTGGATCAGCCACAAAGGCAAGTGCCAGATACCCCAGATGATTCCTACAAGCAGAACAGAAGGTATGTAGTGGATGATTTTTTCTAATCGGGGTTGCAGAATCCCCCGCCAACCCAATTCTTCTGCTCCTCCCCACAGGATCAGGAAGGGTAGATTGATCAGGATGGAGAGCATGGAGAGCATGGATATGGGCCGGCTGATGCCGAAGGAAATCCAGATCATAAAAAAGCGCCATACCAGAAACAAAGCAAAGATGAGCCACACTTGCCTGTTTGCTACCTTAACGAATATATAGCTTACAAAAGACTTTGCAATAAATGCTTCCTTGAACTGCCTGTAAACAAGATAGGAACTGATGGCTGGCCCCAGACTGCCAATGGTGTACAGTATCCAAAATAAAGGCGTGCCATACCCAAGTATACCCAGATAGGTATTCCCAATGATAATCGTAAACCAACACAACCACGTTATGGAAAACGTGTAACCTAAATAAAACCCGATCAGCTTGATTGATTGCTCTTTTAGCTTGATGTTTTTCATTTTGTTTTATTCGAATCCATGACATTCTTACCTCCG includes these proteins:
- a CDS encoding porin family protein, which codes for MRYVFYTLFNLLLLTPTFAQSNKFQAGEILLKNGTQKTGYVLGQFHLDAPKGVYFKPDEVTKSEYVKFSDIQEVRFGETLRYITHCTQNTAQERCHWLKTLLVGKINLHQSASDEGLYFMEEAGTFNAIRSPSFEGTLTLLKRKCEGFVAPADAKFGTASLIQVVANYNQCKYPNDQTQAFYVPDTPAKWFIGPKMGFNLGNASIYEFNYYGQGEYSGQPAISPGLALQVRVSEHWSATAELLYFNRSFKSDSVNVWDIISPNYSKINIDLSYIEIPLAVQYYFSAGKISPFVQAGVNLGIPLNRSFQEEMFNATASELLRQPKVEFIGLGFGFGAGLGLNVQMNERTHLQVQGQYTYFTNRFRAESSIFGTGSAKSETPFKIPQVQLGLAWLIRL
- a CDS encoding OsmC family protein — its product is MSKTTILRASIGRDTYKTTLQTDDHQLIGDEPPSSGGTNLGPDPYEFILAGLATCTAATVRMYADRKAWDLEKVELNLSLQVEKLSGTKITHIQREIQFSGNLDAEQTQRLLEIAEKCPVHRLLTHDVKIVTTLL
- the chrA gene encoding chromate efflux transporter — encoded protein: MAYPTFKEAFKVWLKVALYSFGGPAGQIAVMHKYIVEDKKWLGENRFLHALNYCMLLPGPEAQQLATYIGWLLHKTRGGLLAGGLFVLPGFISILILSILYALWKDLTFVQGIFYGIKAAVLAVVIGAVIKIGKRALKNEVMVGIAVLAFIAIFFFKISFPYIVLAAGLLGYFGGKVWEEKFYIIKGHADVKESETGLIDQFIQAERPALVKTLGVALFWLALWLVPVLVLVAVLGTDNVFSKEALFFSQSAVVTFGGAYSVLAYISQKAVETYGWLQPGEMLDGLGMAETTPGPLIQVVQFVGFMGAFRNAGSLDPILAGVLASVLVTWVTYLPSFLFIFTGAPYIEHLRGNKSLSTALSGITAAVVGVILNLGIWFSLHTLFAQVGEQRVGAFYLPVPVWSSIDWGAILITFAALVFTFRLKWDMLRTIGVCMGMGLVLKLFVL
- a CDS encoding DUF6496 domain-containing protein; protein product: MKKTKKAAAKKTLSPAKKKIAEVMHEFKEGELHSGKSDIIVTDRKQAIAIALSEASEVEGETPKKTD
- a CDS encoding alpha/beta hydrolase; the protein is MRESYNSSLQLCNTFPLKWAQIYLVKYLHWFCEMLILTDFEKSPSSSPKTKKMTMNPKSSPPEWGTSIKPEMQVVIEKLVSLGGKPIETLDATAARQQPTPTDAVVAIMKEHNIATPPALCEMMDQQIPVTGGTTQIRIYTPKKGEAPFPVIVHYHGGGFVIADIDVYSASSQALCEQVGAIVVSVEYPKGPEHKFPAAHTVSFDAYQWVLKNAAAMQGDATKIALVGESAGGNLAANVSLMARDKAIQMPVYQVLVYPLANNDLKSESYVKYAAAKPLNKPMMEWFVKNALTSAAEAADPRISLVKANLKGLPKTLIIGAEIDPLQTEGKLLHDQLKAANVDSAYELYKGVTHEFFGMAAVVPQAKEAQALAAKRLRVALGAHKTINV
- a CDS encoding CPBP family intramembrane glutamic endopeptidase, which encodes METNKGTRTPLKFFLLVYGFSIPLWIIETMIDVKGLPLDIPITDILATLTPLIVASMLIYKEEGHNGVKRLFQRILDFSRITKKIWYVPIIFLPFLLYLLIYLIIYFTGLPLPRTFHIPFQSIPFLFPLFFIGAICEEIGYMGYAIEPMQERFGALAASILIGIPWAVWHYPSIIQQGQDLTWIAWATLGTVAVRVLIVWIYNNTGKSLFACILFHTMLNTGRPLFPKDDLYNPLVDYPKIHYSVIAITAVVVAFLWGTKTLASYKNA
- a CDS encoding DUF6064 family protein, with the translated sequence MKPPFTLEQFLEVFAHYNRAVFPMQVVFYLLSAIIIYFVIKPNPKSDKIISSVLAFFWLWMGVVYHIIHFSKINPLAYVFGALFIIQGILLIGFGVLQDKFSFKFHANKYGITGMIFILFALIVYPILGYFLGHVYPSSPTFGLPCPTTIFTFGLLLLNEKKCPLAVLIIPFLWSIIGFMAAFQFGIVEDTGLLVAGLSAASLLIYRNSMLTQHS
- a CDS encoding Dps family protein, with the protein product MKTAIGITDPNRQAVANELAKVLADETVLYIKTKNAHWNIEGADFYDKHKFFEGQFGQLDELIDGVAERIRAIGHYAPATLKSYLSLTHLTEQTREHNDSQGFIKELLADHESIIIILREHIKSFANEFHDSGSSDFITGLMENHEKMAWFLRSHLTN
- a CDS encoding DUF6544 family protein: MRIAFLILVIVHGLIHLLGFVKAFGLSDVKQLTQTISQPFGVIWLMAFVFFAVAATMFAFNNSWWWMFGLIALVTSQFLIVIFWQDAKFGTIVNVIILIVSIIGYGTWSYYGKYKNDVKTGLQQKEYFQNSELSEIDIQELPEPVKKYLRYTGSIGKPKVNNFKIEFVGKIRKDEHSEWMPFTCEQYSFMETPTRLFFMKAAMKGLPIGAYHYFKNGVAVMDIRLFSLFKMVYQEGAEMNLSETVTFFNDMCVVAPPTLIDKRIKWLEVEGNKVKASFTNNSIKVSAWLYFNDKGELINFISDDRYASAGKQFPWATPLKDYHEINGYRLMGSAETIYSYPDRDLIYGTFKLMSIKYNCSG
- a CDS encoding CPBP family intramembrane glutamic endopeptidase gives rise to the protein MKNIKLKEQSIKLIGFYLGYTFSITWLCWFTIIIGNTYLGILGYGTPLFWILYTIGSLGPAISSYLVYRQFKEAFIAKSFVSYIFVKVANRQVWLIFALFLVWRFFMIWISFGISRPISMLSMLSILINLPFLILWGGAEELGWRGILQPRLEKIIHYIPSVLLVGIIWGIWHLPLWLIHGTIQRSFPFGLYLVSGMVLTFSFTTLYKYTNNLFLCVLSHAWFNGCINLALYMGNDGLLQLNLNWKVMVVFFLELIVSVILGKLYVGRHQVQNR